One Primulina tabacum isolate GXHZ01 chromosome 10, ASM2559414v2, whole genome shotgun sequence DNA segment encodes these proteins:
- the LOC142504986 gene encoding uncharacterized protein LOC142504986, giving the protein MNHDREDGEGGELPKRHHNHFVEDLERNTVGSVLSKWMKRKKILPSYLQYPEFLFMMLLLIHARLDENIASIKGASFIWSLIRSFSLWWEFEGRREKSEKFASILASALTVAATESLVVWLLAPVNYHYSPNSGPRNVFEATKYKFEKFDVGKQIFCLVRSGTNLFMLGTLIKAAEVVVNGDQACFGRSTDIILGNGMFFGIDCNIRHQILCGLDRLMVDYFGDTKFALALCAILRATNAWIGSKRCLNYALSYQPAVPKIAAHRSVVCNSL; this is encoded by the exons ATGAATCATGATAGAGAAGATGGCGAAGGAGGAGAGTTGCCCAAAAGACATCAtaaccattttgttgaggattTAGAAAGGAATACCGTCGGTTCAGTTTTAAGCAAGTGGATGAAGAGGAAAAAGATCTTGCCATCTTACCTACAATACCCGGAGTTCCTTTTCATGATGCTCTTGCTTATTCACGCCCGACTCGACGAGAACATAGCTTCCATCAAGGGCGCCTCCTTCATTTGGTCTCTCATTAGAA GTTTTTCTCTTTGGTGGGAATTCGAAGGCCGTCGTGAGAAATCAGAAAAGTTTGCTTCGATTTTAGCAAGTGCCTTGACCGTGGCCGCCACAGAGAGTTTAGTTGTTTGGCTATTGGCTCCTGTAAACTACCATTACTCACCAAATTCTGGCCCCAGAAACGTTTTTGAGGCAACTAAATATAAATTCGAGAAGTTCGACGTCGGGAAGCAGATTTTTTGTTTGGTTCGCAGCGGGACAAATCTGTTTATGTTAGGGACATTGATAAAAGCAGCTGAGGTAGTGGTTAATGGTGATCAGGCCTGTTTTGGTAGATCAACGGACATTATCTTAGGAAATGGGATGTTTTTTGGTATCGACTGTAACATTAGACACCAAATACTGTGTGGGTTGGATAGGTTGATGGTGGACTACTTTGGTGATACCAAATTTGCTCTGGCTTTGTGTGCTATATTGAGGGCAACGAATGCATGGATTGGATCCAAAAGATGTTTGAATTATGCACTCAGTTATCAACCAGCTGTGCCCAAAATAGCAGCACATAGGTCGGTCGTATGCAACTCATTATAA
- the LOC142505441 gene encoding protein TIC 56, chloroplastic, which translates to MASVSFNPFGENWFKNPPAIPFQPINFLSFFKPQTRTPNFASISNPFSGKSKVAEPDDNPGKHRKNLDQFYWECENMPDYRHTPEVEKILNDDPVFDKREDATPEEIAENEKWWAEFRASPVVQFLMRAEEISDKLNEMELKENSVPYRKEDKKLWQAVPNVIGLDGRPMPRKAIKSDGESDDKFWDFMRQFLFGLWGFRQRPYPPGRPIDVAQAIGYKNLEKRYYDFIMRSGGWYYKDRLGRTRGPSELIQLKTAWGAGIIDKHTFIWGEDMDEWAPIGMVYGMERAIATWEVRLGAAATAFLHKLQKGIPPWVPLKGHENKTYKQLQQEAYESKRRDLAVLEANDGIWPGMRTPSHALFLWASGSELTTLLEEDHMPNKYIPKDLRIELAKIIPGLRPWEVLSVEQAMDHITYGGEWHREPLGSYTTGPPYINEWNKDVLQLLEIFHNLGLQTYHYLEKKIPGFDKIMEKVEAEAAVKDVQRKAKRAAEKQEKKM; encoded by the exons ATGGCTTCTGTGAGCTTCAATCCCTTCGGAGAAAACTGGTTCAAAAACCCACCAGCAATCCCTTTTCAACCCATCAATTTTCTCTCATTCTTTAAACCACAAACCAGAACCCCTAACTTCGCTTCCATAAGCAATCCATTTTCCGGAAAATCCAAAGTGGCGGAGCCAGATGATAATCCTGGGAAGCACCGAAAAAATCTGGACCAGTTCTATTGGGAGTGCGAGAATATGCCGGATTACCGGCACACCCCGGAGGTTGAGAAAATTCTGAACGATGACCCCGTTTTTGATAAGAGAGAGGATGCGACGCCTGAAGAGATAGCGGAGAATGAGAAGTGGTGGGCAGAGTTTCGGGCCAGCCCGGTTGTGCAATTCCTGATGCGGGCAGAGGAAATTTCTGATAAGCTTAATGAGATGGAGCTTAAGGAGAATTCTGTTCCTTACAGGAAAGAAGACAAGAAACTGTGGCAG GCAGTGCCTAATGTGATTGGGCTGGACGGGAGGCCGATGCCTAGGAAAGCCATAAAATCAGATGGAGAGTCAGACGATAAGTTTTGGGATTTTATGAGGCAGTTCCTTTTTGGGCTCTGGGGTTTCCGACAAAGGCCATATCCACCCGGTAGACCCATCGATGTTGCCCAAGCGATAGGATACAAGAACCTCGAGAAGCGGTATTATGACT TTATCATGAGAAGTGGAGGGTGGTACTATAAAGATCGATTGGGTCGTACTAGAGGACCATCGGAGTTGATACAACTCAAAACTGCTTGGGGTGCAGGAATAATCGACAAACATACTTTTATATGGGGTGAGGACATGGACGAGTGGGCACCCATTGGCATGGTCTATGGTATGGAGCGTGCAATTGCTACTTGGGAAG TTAGATTAGGTGCTGCTGCAACCGCTTTTCTTCATAAACTACAGAAAGGAATACCACCTTGGGTGCCTCTCAAGGGGCATGAGAATAAAACTTATAAACAGCTCCAACAAGAAGCATATGAGAGCAAAAGACGGGATTTAGCAGTGCTAGAAGCTAACGATGGCATTTGGCCTGGCATGAGGACCCCGAGCCATGCGTTGTTTCTTTGGGCAAGTGGCTCTGAATTGACAACCCTTCTCGAGGAGGACCACATGCCTAACAAGTACATCCCAAAAGATCTCAG AATCGAATTGGCAAAAATTATTCCTGGTTTGAGGCCATGGGAGGTTCTCAGTGTCGAACAAGCCATGGATCATATTACATATGGTGGAGAATGGCATCGTGAACCTCTTGGTTCATACACCACCGGCCCTCCCTACATCAATGAGTGGAACAAAGACGTTTTG CAACTGTTGGAGATATTCCACAACCTTGGCTTGCAAACGTACCACTACCTGGAGAAAAAGATACCTGGATTCGACAAGATAATGGAGAAAGTCGAGGCAGAGGCTGCTGTTAAAGATGTCCAACGAAAAGCGAAGAGGGCTGCAGAAAAGCAGGAGAAAAAAATGTAG